ggggtttccagtccatccgccgcacagatgttttggttatggcgttccatgtaggctttacagtctcagggtgctggatttgggatggaaccctccatgcatggtaaggACCTTTCGGGtattaacgtccgtggtctgaatctcttcctttgtccactttattattcctgcagggtatctgatcactggcagggcatagctgtttattgcccgggtcttattcgtgccattgagctggcttcttaggacttgcctcactcgctggaggtatttggttgttgccgctttccttgttgccagttcgaggttgccattggcttgtggtataccgaggtacttgtagctgtactcaatgtctgctattgttccttcagggaaaGAGACCCCTTcaatgcggactacctttcctctcttagtcactatCCGACTACATTACTCaaacccgaatgacatcccgatgtcgctgctgtagatcctggttgtgtggatcagggagtgtatgtccctttcgctcttagcatacagctttatgtcatccatgtagaggaggtgactgatcgtagctccatttctgaggcggtatccatagcctgtcttggctcctaaccatgcatagagggttccatcccaaatccagcaccctgagactgtacgcaagccgaaaggaaggaggccggggactagtgagtgtgagagccactgtccaggatgaaacatccaagctccatgaatacattaaggagaaggctccaacagatgacgtactcagagaatgtctcagacaacggggaacagaagatgaggcgctggaagagggaccatcatgggagaacaagcccctacacgggatgtaccaccggaccataactgaagtggccgatctcaagaagtcctatcagtggctagagagggctggcctgaaggacagcacagaggcactcatcctggctgctcaggagcaggtcctgagcaccagagccattgaggcccagataaaccacaccagacaagacccaaggtgtaggttgtgcaaagaggcacctgagacgatccaacacataactgcagggtgtaagatgctggcagggaaagcctacatggaacgccataaccaggtggctggcatagtctaccgaaacatctgtgcggagtatggactggtaaccccaaggtcaaaatgggaaccacctccgaaggtggtggagaatgacagagcgaagatcctgtgggacttccagatccagaatgacaagatggtaatggggaaccaaccagatatcgtgatcatagataaagggcacaggaaagccgttgtagtggatgtagcggttccaagtgatggaaacatcagaaagaaagaacacgagaaactcgacaaataccaagggctcagagaggagctggagagagcctggaaggtaaaggtgtcaatcgtgcctgtggtggtcagagcactcggggcagtgacccccaaactagatgagtggttgcaacatctcagtccagaaatgtgcagtgctgggaacagcaaagatactgcgaagaaccctcaagcttcctggcctctggtagaggacccgagctgaatgagggatggacaccacccgagggggggtgagacgaggattattttttttatgtctataGATATATATGATGCCTGATCAGCCCTATATTGGTGTTTTATGCCAACGGTGATATGTCGTCAGAGACCTTCTTCcttctgtgcttttattttggagagtcCACTTCCGGggaccttttgtgtctttttcctTTAATTACCAAGCTGGGCCGGAGGGTACTCCCACACCTGCAGCTGATCAGCAATCACCTCCTATGTATAAGAGCTTTGCTGATCGGCAAGTGGATGCCAGATGATTCACGCATAATGAGTGGTATCTTGGCCATTGCTAGTGCACACGCTTGCCGTTTTCTTATATTTGTGCAATCAGTTGTTCTCGTTTGTCTTTTTCCAGTGCCTCCCTGCCCAGCCTGGCTTTGCGTTCtcaacccccaccaccaccccacggACCACTTGACCCTGCACCCATCCTACCTCCCATTCGCTTTTGGATCCACTGCCGTCTTTACCTTGGCTATCCACAACACCAACATTGGCAAACAAAATTGTTCATGTCGCTTCACTCTGCCTAACGACTGCTGCAGAACATTTCATAACTGTTTTGACATTCGGAAATAAGCTTTGACTTTCACTGTTGATATTTTCACATTGAGTgggctaaaaaataaatagatttaTAGATATGGTCatgaaggagaaaaagattGTTGACATTTAAGTAAAAGACAATTTattgattaaacaaaaaaattgtagaGGTCGGGAAAAAATGACAACTATTGGTGCTACTCATGATGcatttaaaagattttttttttttaaagtttcataacaaaacaaaaaaatcctgtaTTTTTATAGCCAATGGTGGATGCAGTCACATGAGTATGTCACTCCGAGGCACCTCCTTTTGACAGCATCATCTGTTTTTTATCTTGGGAGTACTGTCACATAAACACACCATCTTACCTACCAGACCGCACTTGCACACCCTaatgaaaaggggaaaaagcaATCAAAAGGACTCCggaagtccttttttttcttcttcttctttattcTTTCTTGAGATACAAGGAGCTAGCAGTTTTCTAGGAATGGGAGCTTTTAGCAGCCTGGAGCAGGAAGCATAAAACCACAGTGGTGCGCTGCCATCCAttgaaagtgtgtttgtgtgtgtgcgtgtgtgtgtgtattgttgcTGCTGGTGCTACTACTACTTGCCTCTGTCTCCTCGCTTTTCTGGCCTAATCAACAAAACAGCCTCAGCTGCCCCTTCGGATCCCCTGCCAGGGTCCCTATCATCCTCTGATCAAATATTAATGTATGATACTGAGCTTGCTCACTAATCCAAAGCCAATTAATATTATCTGTCAATTATTTACAGATCCTGAGGTGCAAAGCCAGATCCCTGAGGACGACATCAGCCAGGTTCAGAATACATAATTGACTTCCTCTTTCTGTagcctaacccccccccccattaacccccccccccactacacCCTCCCGTCGCttcgttctttttttctctctccttctTGCTTTCTGTCACTCTCCCTGCTCTCCTttcatctctgcttttttttgtttatgtgtgtcTTTTAAAGCCTAAATGGCTGTCTTTTCATTGGTTCAGGAAGAGAGGCACAGGATACTGCTGATATATCTGACATTGCATGATGGgaaaaaatgtgtgcgtgtgtgtgtgtgaacatgtgtgtgtgtgcgtgtgtgtgtgtgtgtggaggaggttGTGCGGGGTGTGACTTGGGTTTTGGGCTCCATCCCTGAATCactcatatacagtactgtatataaagagggaattgttttattaattttagTTATGGATGTGCGACAACATGACATTTTCCAAATCTCATACTAAGTCATGTGGGTTGTTTGCCTAAATCACTTGCATTGTTTTTGCAACTAGACAAAAAGGTTGTTTACACTTTGCAACGACTGTATCAATTAATCACCAACCCTTTGTTAATGAGAAAGGGATCATATCACAAATTATGtgagtaaaaaatatatagtggGAATGTTGctgagaatgatttttttttaacttttgttcaTGCCATTGTCCTTTTTCCAAAATCAACTTGTCATCTGAGAGAGTTCAAGAATCATTCACAGATTTCATTACAAGACGCTGGTTTTAGAGTGGACCACGTAGTCCATGAAATCCAAGTGCATGGTGCTTGCACTGTGTGCCAGTGCTAGCTTAGCACTCTGTGCAGGGGGGATGGTGGTGGAGGGGTATGGTTCAGGGAAAGAGTGATGGTGGCGGGGCGGAGGCCAGACTTGCATCTGAGAGGGAATAATAACGGCCGTTCGAGTGAATCCCTTAAGCTACAAAGCTCGCTCCTCTGCCGctacagcagagagaagaaaggCTGTGGAAGAAAGGAACGATGAAAGGAAAGGGAGTCCGTCTCAGTGTGTTTCTGCCGCTTCTAAACTCCCACCACCTTCCAGAATGCACTTTGACCTATCGGGGCCTCTAATTGGCTAGCTTGATAAGAACTTGCAAACTGCTCAGGATTCGGCCAATTTTCCAAAAAATGATCACGTTTGTcatgaaatgtgtgtttttgatgtATAAAGAAGCCTTGATCAACTGTTCGACTTGCTGCTCCTATCGATGCCATTTTGTGCTCAAATTGTCCCTCCCATCAAATGTGGGCTATTAAATAAGTCCTACTTCAAAACTcacatttcatgtttgtttaatcAGGTAGGGTAAATATAGCGTTTGATTGTCTCACGAGTACGAATGTCTGTGTTTCTGTCTTAGTAATTACAACAAAGCTTGTTTGGGCTTTTCTCTTCACGCAAAACTGTGCTCTGTTTTTGCTTTCTCAGTCTGACATCCTTTCCTCCTCTCACTCTCTTGTTTCCTGCCTCTTGTGTCTACTCTTTGACACCAGCGGAGCTCAGTCTTGATTTTTACAAGTTTCATCTTTTACTTTTGGCGGCTGCAGATTTTGTCATAGCTGTTACTGTGAAATACGTTTGTTATATTGGGAATGGGATGTTTGAAGCCAGGCTCTTTTGAAGTGGCTAATGTAAGCCTGGTTTAACTGGAAGGCAAAAAGAAGGTGCTAGCCTATAATGGAGGACTATTCAAATAACTGACCTTCAGAATGAGGTACCTCATGCAACGTGCAGGAAATAAAAAGCAACGTGGCGTGTTACTCTTTGCACTATGTGTTGTCAAAGCGTTGATATAATGCCGGTTATTTAGTTGTCAGACCTGGGCAGTGAAAAAATTACTtaagtgtacatgtgtgtgcttgtttgcgagcgtgtgtgtatgtttcaATTGAATGAGTCtaccgtacaaaaaaaaatgcacaaaaagaaTGTCTGCTTATGTAATTTGTCATTgataaaaaagacatttagcCAAGACTGACGTCTTtcagcaaaagaaaaatacactaAATGAGAATCTTTCTAGAACTGCTCCAAAGACTACATTGAGTCTAAATCTGTATGGATGTCATTTCAAATCCTTTTGTTACCATTCACGATCTGCTATTGATGTTTTTTACTTGtatcaaaacatacagttttttttagttcatggattaaaatatattaatagTTATGTTTGTGCTGATGTTGGCTCTACTCAAAGCAATAATGGCACAAGCCAACACAAGAAATGTGTCAACCGATCTGGTCAGGACCATGTAAAAGCTTATGCAGCCGTTGAGATGTCGGGATGTCGAgtgctgaaaaatgtaaaaaaaaaataccaaaaaaaatacttcattaAAGCTTTATTTGCTGAGTAAACCTTTCATaagcacaataataaccttgatGCCAAGCTTGTATTGAGGGTGTTGTATCAGATATGTCCATTTACCGTATGCTGCAGTCACATTAGCATCGGGTGACTAAATGACCTCTTTAGTTTGAACACGTCCAGATTTTTACACCTTGCACGGGCGTCGAAGggagttttattcatttatgaaaatgtcagattttaattgttttcacAGCACCAATTAGCATGTGTTTAATTTGACTGACATTTGGCGCAACAAATGAGAGGtagagctcttttttttctcttttatgaCACGTGGAGTGCACTGTTACCGGCGTGTGTGACATAGAAACTGGCATGGGACAACCCAGAAGAGAAGGCAGTGGCAGTTAAGACAAGCGTGTGGAGCGGGTGTGCTGAGTTACAAGCATCAGTGCCTCAGAAAAACTGTTTGCTGCTGAGATGGGATGGAATGCAGCCGCAGTCAAATAAGCAAGCAACCCTGTTCATTTGTCTGTTTCACCAGTGTGGTTGAAGTTACTGAACTGTGAGATGCGTTACGATGACGGTTTGGAGATGAGGACagtgacaacacaacaaaaagctAACAGTGTGCAAAGCTCGCACGTCGATGTTTCAATGTCTGATAAAGGTGTTGGCTGGAGATCTCAAAGCCCGTACGGatgcagaaaaacacaaaagagcTGTATGAGGACAGTGTTTATCTGCAAAAATTGTTTGAGTTCCTTGTTAGACCTGGGAACCCAGGATGGAGAAGAAAACGATTATAAGGAAGAAAACGAAAAACTGAAGTGACTTttgttacattacattacaacaCTTAAAAAATACTGTGTTTAAGCTGGATTTTCCAAATCATATGTAAGGAAGACTTTAATAGAGACCTATAAttatgctttttgtttgtttaatttcaaCCCATACAGAGGAGGCATAATTCCAATCAGGACTgcacaatattttgaaaaattattgtCATTGTGATAATGGCACATGCCATGCAGAATGCAAAAGATGTGGAATTAATTAATAGGTAATGATATGCTTGAATTTAACTCTGACCAATCAAATGGAAATTTAATGTGCTTTGCCATCCAAAAGAACAGTATCTCGGGGCAGTACTGCCACAAAACAACTTACCAGTAATTAGATATGAATAAAGTCATACTTTACGGCATGTATTACTTTCATTAGATGATAAAGATATAATTTCTTAGATACTTCTTAAATATCGCAATCATATCGATATTGCAATATACATGTTTTCCC
This sequence is a window from Hippocampus zosterae strain Florida chromosome 6, ASM2543408v3, whole genome shotgun sequence. Protein-coding genes within it:
- the LOC127602271 gene encoding uncharacterized protein LOC127602271, producing MHRGFHPKSSTLRLYASRKEGGRGLVSVRATVQDETSKLHEYIKEKAPTDDVLRECLRQRGTEDEALEEGPSWENKPLHGMYHRTITEVADLKKSYQWLERAGLKDSTEALILAAQEQVLSTRAIEAQINHTRQDPRCRLCKEAPETIQHITAGCKMLAGKAYMERHNQVAGIVYRNICAEYGLVTPRSKWEPPPKVVENDRAKILWDFQIQNDKMVMGNQPDIVIIDKGHRKAVVVDVAVPSDGNIRKKEHEKLDKYQGLREELERAWKVKVTVVPVVVGALGAVTPKLDEWLQQIPGTTSDISVQKCAVLGTARILRRTLKLPGLW